Proteins encoded by one window of Cellvibrio sp. KY-GH-1:
- a CDS encoding toll/interleukin-1 receptor domain-containing protein, translated as MSTPKVFISYSHDSQDHKKWVLDLATRLRNNGIDAIIDQWELRPGDDLPHFMETHLTDSDYVVMVCTENYVEKANKGTGGVGYEKMIITADLLSNIDSNKIIPIIRQFGTSNVPTFIRTKLFLNFSNNNEYEFCFDELVRTFHDAPLFKKPEIGNNPFTTVESNLVERTGDPMREVMEFIVSDFEDGKDFTYYKVLVGSIKMSRVMLDIVIADAESRGYISRDFDGDIVLRPEGKKYAVQYKLVNL; from the coding sequence ATGTCCACCCCTAAAGTATTCATATCTTATTCGCACGATTCTCAAGACCATAAAAAATGGGTTCTAGATTTAGCTACTAGACTTAGAAATAACGGTATAGATGCAATAATTGATCAGTGGGAATTACGTCCTGGGGATGACCTTCCTCATTTTATGGAAACTCACTTGACGGATTCCGATTATGTGGTGATGGTCTGTACAGAAAATTACGTTGAAAAAGCCAATAAAGGAACTGGCGGTGTCGGCTATGAAAAAATGATTATAACAGCTGATCTGCTTTCTAATATTGACTCCAATAAGATAATTCCAATTATTCGACAATTCGGCACTAGTAATGTGCCTACCTTTATTAGAACTAAATTATTTCTAAATTTTTCAAATAATAATGAGTACGAATTTTGTTTCGATGAGCTTGTTCGAACGTTTCATGATGCCCCTCTTTTTAAGAAGCCTGAGATTGGTAATAACCCATTTACAACAGTTGAAAGCAATTTGGTGGAAAGGACGGGGGATCCCATGCGAGAAGTCATGGAGTTTATTGTTTCTGATTTTGAAGATGGTAAAGATTTTACCTATTACAAAGTATTAGTTGGATCGATAAAAATGTCACGGGTGATGCTAGATATTGTGATCGCTGATGCTGAAAGTAGAGGCTATATATCCCGCGACTTTGACGGTGATATTGTTTTGCGGCCAGAAGGAAAAAAATACGCAGTGCAGTATAAGTTGGTAAATTTATGA
- the flgG gene encoding flagellar basal-body rod protein FlgG — translation MSSALWVSKTGLAAQDKAMATIANNLANVNTTGFKSDRAVFEDLFYAIELQPGAQADQVNTVPSGIQLGSGVRIAGTQKVFTEGNVQTTGQPMDLAIIGSGFFQVEAPSGEVLYTESGQLQLNAEGVMVNAQGLPLVPAIEVPAGASRFTVGSDGVVTAVLPGDTNPVELGQITLVNFVNPAGLEALGGNLYKQTVASGEPVEGVAGEEGLGTIKQGVLEGSNVQVVEAMVSMIAIQRAYEANAKVLDASSSMQQFLNQNV, via the coding sequence ATGAGTTCAGCATTATGGGTCAGTAAAACTGGCCTGGCCGCGCAAGACAAGGCCATGGCGACCATCGCCAACAACCTCGCTAACGTCAACACCACCGGCTTTAAAAGCGACCGCGCGGTATTTGAAGATTTGTTCTACGCCATCGAACTGCAACCGGGTGCGCAAGCGGATCAGGTCAATACTGTGCCCTCTGGCATCCAACTGGGCAGTGGCGTGCGCATCGCCGGTACCCAGAAAGTGTTTACCGAAGGCAACGTACAAACTACCGGTCAGCCGATGGATTTAGCGATTATCGGCAGCGGTTTCTTCCAGGTGGAAGCGCCTTCGGGTGAAGTCCTCTATACCGAAAGCGGCCAACTGCAATTGAACGCTGAAGGCGTCATGGTAAACGCGCAAGGGCTGCCATTAGTGCCTGCAATTGAAGTCCCTGCCGGTGCCAGCCGTTTTACCGTGGGTAGCGACGGTGTGGTCACTGCCGTGTTGCCGGGCGATACCAATCCAGTCGAGTTGGGCCAAATCACGCTGGTGAATTTCGTTAACCCGGCGGGTTTGGAAGCCCTGGGTGGCAACCTCTACAAGCAAACCGTGGCCAGCGGTGAGCCGGTAGAAGGCGTGGCGGGTGAGGAAGGTTTGGGCACCATCAAGCAGGGTGTATTGGAAGGTTCCAACGTGCAGGTGGTGGAAGCCATGGTGTCCATGATCGCCATCCAACGCGCTTATGAAGCTAACGCAAAAGTGTTGGATGCCTCTTCCAGCATGCAGCAATTCCTCAACCAAAACGTGTGA
- the flgC gene encoding flagellar basal body rod protein FlgC, with protein sequence MAFDAIYKIAGSAMGAQTVRLNTIASNLANADSAATRPEDVYQARKPVFAAIYNNDQMTRSLGMGGASVQVLDVITAGNEPQRRYEPNNPMADRDGYVFYADINQIEEMTDMMAATRNYETNVEVLNRVKGMQQGLLKLGEA encoded by the coding sequence ATGGCTTTTGATGCAATTTATAAAATCGCCGGCTCGGCGATGGGCGCGCAAACCGTTCGCCTGAACACCATCGCCAGTAACCTGGCTAACGCCGATTCTGCGGCAACTCGCCCGGAGGATGTGTACCAGGCGCGCAAGCCGGTATTCGCGGCGATTTACAACAACGACCAGATGACGCGCAGCTTGGGAATGGGCGGTGCCAGTGTGCAGGTGTTGGATGTAATTACCGCTGGCAATGAGCCGCAGCGCCGCTACGAACCCAACAACCCCATGGCCGATCGCGATGGCTATGTCTTCTACGCCGATATCAACCAGATCGAAGAAATGACCGACATGATGGCGGCCACGCGCAACTACGAAACCAACGTGGAAGTGCTCAATCGCGTGAAAGGCATGCAGCAGGGTTTGCTGAAGTTGGGAGAAGCCTGA
- the flgH gene encoding flagellar basal body L-ring protein FlgH, with translation MKSFASLFTFPVALFAVLTLSGCQHYAKVTGEDTDDYQPPALDYSQPAASRGGLFRSGYSSGSLLQDKRALRVGDILTIVLDESTQSSKSAGTSYGKSSDVGIGVPRVLGKDYPDAETSISSSRDFSGSAESSQQNALRGAIAVTVHQVLPNGTLFVKGEKTLKLNQGDEFIRLSGLVRLDDIDNNNQISSRNVANARISYAGRGALSESNQAGWLTRFFTNPLFPL, from the coding sequence ATGAAATCATTCGCCTCGCTGTTCACTTTTCCGGTCGCTTTGTTCGCCGTGCTTACTCTGAGTGGTTGTCAGCATTACGCCAAAGTGACTGGCGAAGACACCGACGACTACCAGCCGCCCGCCCTGGATTACAGTCAGCCGGCGGCCAGTCGTGGTGGCTTGTTTCGCTCTGGCTATTCCTCGGGTTCACTGCTGCAAGACAAACGCGCCTTGCGCGTGGGCGACATACTCACCATCGTGTTGGATGAGTCCACCCAATCCAGCAAAAGCGCCGGCACCAGCTACGGCAAATCCTCTGATGTGGGCATAGGTGTGCCGCGTGTGCTGGGCAAAGATTACCCGGATGCGGAAACCTCCATTTCCAGCTCGCGCGACTTTAGCGGCTCGGCCGAAAGTTCCCAGCAAAATGCCCTGCGCGGCGCCATTGCGGTGACTGTGCATCAGGTGTTGCCCAACGGCACATTGTTCGTTAAAGGCGAGAAAACCCTGAAGTTGAATCAGGGCGATGAATTTATTCGGTTAAGCGGTTTGGTGCGCCTGGACGATATCGACAACAACAACCAGATCAGCTCGCGCAATGTGGCCAATGCCCGTATTTCCTATGCCGGGCGCGGCGCGCTGAGCGAAAGCAACCAGGCTGGTTGGCTGACCCGTTTCTTTACCAATCCATTGTTCCCGCTCTGA
- the flgE gene encoding flagellar hook protein FlgE, with product MSFNIALTGLSAVNDQLDTISNNIANVGTTGFKSSRTEFGSIYADSQAMGVEVLGQTQSISKGGSLVSTGRDLDLAISGGGFFVTKASTGNLNYTRAGVFGTDKNNFITSAGGQRLQGYPIDANGNLLTGTMSDLQLQNSNLPAKATDSLAFVMNLDANETVPTVAPFNPADADTFNSTYTTKVFDSQGKEHTLTQYFVKTGANTWNSHYYADGAAVGAPQALTFNTAGQLTAPAAPVTVTFTPAGVDPVAVAIDYNRSTQTGSNFVVTTNRATGYASGEQIGIAVEKDGKVYANYSNGERMLQGQVALANFANLGGLQNESGTNWSETSESGAPLIGIPGIGVFGELRTGALENSNVDLTQQLVGLMESQRNYQANTKVLSTDKELTQVLFGAI from the coding sequence ATGAGTTTTAATATCGCCCTGACCGGCCTGAGCGCCGTCAATGACCAACTGGACACCATCAGCAACAACATCGCCAACGTCGGTACTACCGGCTTTAAATCCTCGCGCACCGAGTTCGGCAGCATCTACGCCGACAGCCAGGCGATGGGTGTGGAAGTACTGGGCCAAACCCAAAGTATCAGCAAGGGTGGCTCCTTGGTATCGACCGGTCGCGACCTGGATCTGGCGATTTCCGGCGGTGGATTCTTTGTAACCAAAGCCTCTACCGGCAACCTGAATTACACCCGCGCCGGTGTATTTGGCACCGACAAAAACAATTTCATCACCAGTGCTGGCGGCCAGCGTTTGCAGGGTTATCCGATTGATGCCAACGGCAATCTGCTCACCGGCACCATGAGTGACCTGCAATTGCAAAACTCCAACCTGCCGGCGAAAGCGACAGACTCGCTCGCCTTTGTGATGAACCTGGATGCCAATGAAACGGTGCCCACAGTGGCGCCGTTTAACCCGGCCGATGCCGATACCTTTAACTCCACTTACACCACCAAGGTGTTCGATTCGCAAGGTAAAGAGCACACCCTGACCCAGTATTTCGTGAAGACCGGCGCCAACACCTGGAACAGCCACTACTACGCCGATGGCGCCGCCGTGGGTGCCCCGCAAGCGCTGACGTTCAATACCGCTGGCCAGCTTACGGCCCCGGCGGCGCCAGTAACCGTCACCTTTACCCCGGCCGGGGTTGACCCGGTGGCGGTAGCGATTGACTACAACCGCTCCACCCAAACTGGCTCCAACTTTGTGGTAACAACCAACCGCGCCACCGGCTATGCCTCTGGTGAGCAAATTGGTATCGCGGTTGAGAAAGACGGAAAAGTCTACGCCAACTACAGCAATGGCGAGCGCATGTTACAGGGCCAGGTAGCGCTGGCGAACTTCGCTAATCTGGGCGGATTGCAAAACGAAAGTGGTACCAACTGGAGCGAAACCTCCGAATCGGGTGCCCCGTTGATTGGCATTCCCGGTATCGGTGTATTTGGCGAGCTGAGAACCGGTGCGCTGGAAAACTCCAACGTGGATTTGACCCAGCAACTGGTCGGTTTGATGGAAAGCCAACGCAACTATCAAGCGAACACCAAGGTGCTCTCTACCGATAAAGAACTGACCCAAGTGCTGTTTGGCGCAATCTAG
- the flgB gene encoding flagellar basal body rod protein FlgB, protein MSIDIDKALGVHAQALDLRVQRSEILAANLANEDTPGFQARDLDFARELQRADSPFDIGDISASADGKAVPQLMYRTPMQASLDGNTVDLSMEQSNFSKNSMDFQTSLTFLNMKFQGLKQAIEGR, encoded by the coding sequence ATGAGTATAGATATTGATAAGGCCCTGGGTGTGCACGCACAGGCGCTCGATTTGCGTGTGCAGCGCAGCGAGATTCTTGCGGCGAACCTCGCCAATGAAGATACGCCCGGCTTTCAGGCGCGCGATCTGGATTTTGCGCGCGAGCTGCAACGTGCGGATTCGCCGTTTGATATTGGCGACATCAGTGCGAGTGCAGATGGAAAAGCTGTTCCGCAATTGATGTATCGCACACCCATGCAGGCATCGCTGGATGGCAACACCGTGGACCTGAGCATGGAGCAATCCAATTTTTCCAAAAACTCGATGGATTTCCAAACCAGCCTGACCTTTCTGAACATGAAATTTCAAGGCTTAAAACAAGCAATAGAAGGGCGCTGA
- the flgA gene encoding flagellar basal body P-ring formation chaperone FlgA yields MSATFPHGNQRGKTGGSKISPFIFLVALSTCAIAGEKPGQKAEQTLEQQIDQAIHQHLQTLMNQQAKENGWQGLRLAIENTPLTRTQQLAPCPTEIHVSGGSTTKLARQQLTLECAGAKGWLIKVSSDVQLFLPVVISTSVINRGDTIQRNQLKLQENDITRSPRGFYHRLDQVTNMGAKRRIRANQILSPDLIDQPQLIKRGEKIKIIANRDGISASMPGEALEKGGEGEIIRVKNLSSGKTIEAKVVGAGVVSSTF; encoded by the coding sequence ATGTCAGCGACATTTCCGCATGGGAACCAAAGGGGAAAAACAGGCGGAAGTAAAATTTCCCCTTTTATTTTCCTCGTCGCACTATCGACTTGTGCGATTGCAGGAGAAAAACCGGGGCAAAAAGCAGAACAAACACTTGAGCAACAAATCGATCAGGCAATTCATCAACATCTACAAACCCTGATGAACCAACAGGCCAAAGAAAATGGTTGGCAAGGCCTGCGTCTGGCAATAGAAAACACCCCACTCACTCGCACCCAACAACTCGCCCCCTGCCCCACAGAAATTCACGTGAGCGGCGGCTCCACAACAAAACTCGCTCGCCAACAATTAACACTGGAATGTGCCGGCGCTAAAGGCTGGCTCATAAAAGTCAGCAGCGATGTGCAATTATTTTTACCGGTCGTTATCAGCACCAGTGTGATCAATCGCGGCGACACCATTCAACGCAACCAACTAAAACTGCAAGAAAACGACATCACCCGCAGCCCCCGCGGCTTCTACCACCGCCTCGACCAAGTCACCAACATGGGCGCCAAGCGCCGCATCCGCGCCAATCAAATCCTCAGCCCGGATTTAATCGACCAACCGCAATTAATAAAACGCGGCGAAAAAATAAAAATCATCGCCAACCGCGATGGCATTTCCGCCTCCATGCCGGGTGAGGCATTGGAGAAAGGAGGAGAAGGGGAAATTATTCGGGTGAAGAATTTATCGAGCGGGAAAACGATAGAGGCTAAGGTGGTAGGGGCTGGGGTGGTTAGTAGTACGTTTTGA
- a CDS encoding flagellar basal body rod protein FlgF, which produces MDRLGYTAMTSASRTLMSMQVRANNLANASTDGFRADLEQARAASVKGYGYDSRHMALAQNNGVDLTPGALIATGRDLDFAIQGQGLIALESGNGEVYTRNGNMQIDASQRLTINGRAVLGEGGPIVLPEYDSVHIGSDGVVSIKPRGETLMAEVDRIKLVDVPAADLAKDEQGMLVTKSGALAEPSDTVVLSSGHLESSNVSAIEELVASMSLNRLFETQVKMMKAAEDLSNAGNRMIRGS; this is translated from the coding sequence ATGGATCGCCTCGGCTATACCGCCATGACTTCTGCCAGCCGCACGCTGATGTCCATGCAGGTGCGCGCTAACAATCTGGCTAACGCCAGCACCGACGGCTTTCGCGCCGACCTGGAGCAGGCGCGCGCTGCCAGTGTGAAAGGCTACGGTTACGACAGTCGCCATATGGCGCTGGCGCAAAACAACGGTGTGGATCTCACCCCCGGCGCCCTGATTGCCACGGGTCGCGACCTGGATTTTGCCATCCAGGGCCAGGGCTTGATCGCGCTGGAAAGCGGCAATGGCGAGGTCTACACCCGCAACGGCAATATGCAGATAGACGCCTCCCAGCGCCTGACTATTAATGGTCGTGCGGTACTGGGCGAGGGCGGCCCGATTGTGTTGCCGGAATACGACAGCGTGCATATCGGCTCCGACGGTGTGGTGTCGATTAAGCCACGCGGCGAAACCCTGATGGCGGAAGTGGATCGCATCAAGCTGGTGGATGTGCCGGCGGCGGATCTCGCCAAAGACGAGCAGGGCATGTTGGTCACCAAAAGCGGTGCGCTGGCCGAGCCGAGCGATACCGTGGTGCTGAGCTCCGGCCATTTGGAATCCAGCAACGTCTCCGCGATTGAAGAGCTGGTGGCGTCCATGAGTTTGAATCGCCTGTTTGAAACCCAGGTCAAGATGATGAAAGCGGCGGAAGACCTTTCCAACGCCGGTAACCGCATGATCCGTGGCAGCTAA
- a CDS encoding flagellar basal body P-ring protein FlgI, with the protein MRISLSYCRLAAGALLLAMLFIKPAHAVPLMDVVDIEGIRTNQLVGYGLVVGLDGTGDKNQVKFTSQSTVNMVKQFGINLPPNVDPKLKNAAAVMVTATIPPSYGPGQKIDVTVSSLGDAKSLRGGQLLMTPLMGVDGETYALAQGALIVGGLNAQGASGSSVAINTANTGLIPSGATVERSIATDFAERKDIMLNIREPSFQTATKVATAINNKFGANVATALNGTQVSLQAPLSANQRTSFVAMLEMLEVDTGRVRPKVVFNSRTGTVVVGEGVRVKAAAVAHGSLTVTINESSQVSQPGAFSRGQTAVTPQSDIAVDQEANAMFKWPEGASLDSIISTVNSLGATPDDVMSILQALEKAGALNAELIVI; encoded by the coding sequence ATGCGTATTTCTCTTTCTTATTGTCGCCTCGCCGCTGGTGCCTTGTTGCTGGCGATGCTGTTTATCAAACCCGCGCACGCGGTGCCGCTGATGGATGTGGTGGATATCGAAGGTATCCGCACCAATCAGCTGGTCGGCTATGGATTGGTAGTTGGTCTGGATGGTACCGGCGATAAAAACCAGGTGAAATTCACCAGCCAATCCACCGTAAACATGGTCAAGCAATTCGGTATCAACCTGCCGCCGAATGTGGACCCCAAATTGAAAAACGCGGCCGCGGTGATGGTGACGGCAACCATCCCACCGTCTTACGGGCCGGGCCAAAAAATTGATGTGACCGTTTCTTCACTGGGCGATGCGAAAAGCCTGCGCGGCGGGCAATTGTTGATGACCCCATTGATGGGTGTGGATGGTGAGACCTATGCGCTGGCGCAGGGTGCGCTCATCGTCGGCGGGTTAAATGCCCAGGGAGCAAGCGGCTCCAGCGTGGCGATCAACACCGCCAATACTGGTTTGATTCCCAGTGGTGCAACGGTTGAACGCTCCATCGCCACCGATTTTGCCGAGCGCAAAGACATTATGTTGAACATCCGCGAACCCAGTTTCCAAACCGCCACCAAAGTGGCGACGGCGATCAACAACAAGTTCGGCGCGAATGTCGCCACCGCGTTAAATGGCACCCAGGTTTCCTTGCAGGCGCCGCTCTCTGCCAACCAGCGCACCAGTTTCGTGGCCATGCTGGAAATGCTGGAAGTAGACACCGGGCGAGTGCGTCCGAAAGTCGTGTTCAACAGCCGCACCGGCACTGTGGTAGTGGGCGAAGGCGTGCGTGTCAAAGCCGCCGCCGTAGCTCATGGGTCGCTGACCGTGACCATTAATGAATCCTCGCAAGTCAGCCAGCCGGGGGCCTTTTCACGCGGCCAAACGGCGGTAACGCCGCAGTCGGATATCGCCGTAGACCAGGAAGCCAACGCCATGTTCAAGTGGCCGGAAGGCGCGAGTCTGGACAGCATTATCAGCACCGTTAACAGCCTGGGCGCCACCCCGGATGATGTGATGAGCATCCTGCAGGCGCTGGAAAAAGCCGGCGCCCTGAATGCTGAATTGATTGTGATTTAA
- the flgD gene encoding flagellar hook assembly protein FlgD — MTTVSNNTSANNSYGIDQVAANTVNVSDATQMENNFISLMVAQIQNQDPTKPIDSTEFLNQFSAMSQVKSMENMTSLSKSNLVLMDNLQTLTAAGLVGQEVKVAVDSLQLGTESVKGQLKLEHAAGAVEIKLTDVNGVSKTIQLGSQAPGLVPVEFNPAALGLSPGKYTLEITSDSGEYPTLEVNGLVSNVRVSADGPVLEVAGAGAVPFYKITEFGQAPLAGLL; from the coding sequence ATGACCACAGTTTCGAATAACACCTCGGCGAACAATTCCTACGGTATCGACCAAGTAGCTGCGAACACGGTGAATGTGAGCGATGCCACGCAAATGGAAAACAACTTCATCAGTTTGATGGTCGCGCAGATCCAGAATCAGGACCCGACCAAGCCCATCGACAGCACCGAGTTCCTCAACCAGTTTTCGGCCATGAGCCAGGTGAAGAGCATGGAAAACATGACCAGCCTGAGCAAAAGCAACCTGGTGTTGATGGATAACCTGCAAACCCTGACTGCTGCTGGATTGGTTGGGCAGGAAGTGAAAGTGGCGGTGGATAGCCTGCAATTGGGCACTGAATCGGTAAAAGGCCAGCTCAAGTTGGAACATGCAGCGGGCGCGGTGGAAATAAAACTCACCGATGTGAATGGCGTGAGTAAAACCATTCAGTTGGGTTCACAAGCACCGGGTTTGGTGCCGGTGGAATTCAATCCCGCCGCGCTGGGGTTATCACCCGGTAAATACACCCTGGAAATCACCAGCGACAGTGGCGAATACCCGACCCTGGAAGTTAATGGTCTGGTGAGCAATGTGCGCGTGAGTGCCGATGGCCCGGTGCTGGAAGTGGCCGGTGCCGGTGCAGTGCCTTTCTACAAAATTACGGAATTCGGTCAGGCTCCGCTTGCCGGGTTGCTTTAG
- a CDS encoding transglycosylase SLT domain-containing protein — MSIVSLNNSTNPLAASSQIAGQSVNGQKPALDMAAEQFEAMFLQQVLKQMRKAGDVLAADNPLRSREMDTMRDFYDGVLSETLAGKRQTGIADMLVKQLSGNSTASSSTQPLSVVEAGEQAQTAAVPERRSAAMDSNAFSLGNLRSSWQRGVALGIDGLENIWDKGSARFKTLVDSVINQESGGKVDAVSNKGALGIMQLMPDTARQMALELGVQFNLNRLTRDADYNRQLGTAFLGKMLERYDGEQALALAAYNAGPARVDEWLERNGDPRLGQISMSSWVRQIPFKETREYTSRILSELSQSAPENSVQIPVSSGEKSFNRAANPVALNEVIETYRPSSDAQPWRSFTFGETLGE, encoded by the coding sequence ATGAGTATCGTCTCCCTCAATAACTCCACGAATCCATTGGCTGCCAGCAGCCAGATTGCCGGACAGTCTGTAAATGGACAGAAGCCAGCGCTGGATATGGCCGCCGAACAGTTCGAAGCCATGTTCTTACAGCAAGTGCTCAAGCAAATGCGCAAGGCGGGTGATGTGCTGGCGGCGGACAACCCGCTGCGCAGCCGTGAAATGGACACCATGCGCGATTTTTACGACGGCGTGCTCTCCGAAACCCTGGCGGGCAAGCGCCAAACCGGTATCGCCGACATGCTGGTCAAGCAGCTTTCCGGTAATTCCACTGCCTCATCCTCAACTCAGCCGCTCTCGGTTGTTGAAGCCGGTGAACAAGCACAAACCGCCGCTGTGCCCGAGCGTCGCTCAGCGGCTATGGATTCCAACGCATTCAGCCTTGGCAACCTGCGTTCTAGTTGGCAGCGCGGAGTCGCGCTTGGAATTGATGGTTTGGAGAACATTTGGGACAAAGGTTCGGCCCGCTTTAAAACGCTGGTGGATTCAGTGATTAACCAGGAGTCCGGCGGCAAGGTGGATGCGGTTTCCAACAAAGGCGCGCTCGGCATTATGCAATTGATGCCCGACACCGCACGCCAGATGGCGCTGGAGTTGGGGGTGCAGTTCAACCTTAATCGCCTCACGCGTGATGCCGACTACAACAGGCAATTGGGTACCGCCTTTTTGGGCAAGATGCTGGAGCGCTATGACGGCGAGCAAGCACTGGCCCTGGCCGCCTACAACGCCGGCCCCGCGCGGGTGGATGAATGGCTGGAGCGCAACGGCGACCCGCGCCTTGGGCAGATCAGTATGTCCAGCTGGGTGCGTCAAATTCCGTTCAAGGAAACTCGCGAATACACCAGCCGTATTCTGTCCGAGCTGAGTCAATCGGCGCCTGAAAACTCGGTGCAAATTCCTGTTTCTTCAGGAGAAAAATCATTTAATCGCGCCGCCAATCCGGTCGCCTTGAATGAAGTAATAGAGACTTATCGCCCATCGTCCGATGCCCAGCCGTGGCGCTCTTTCACCTTCGGTGAAACCCTCGGCGAATAG
- the flgK gene encoding flagellar hook-associated protein FlgK produces MSLYNLGLSGVRAAQVGIATTGQNIANVNTPGFSRLHTVTQSLAGPGGLNVGGGVEVSSIRRMASDFQNQQLWRATTEQNYYGARQDYLTALESLMSGEGSSISIGLDQFFAALSEASATPNSIALRQQVLAEAGNLAQRFNGLSSNINAQVMALHEQRTAMSAEINGLTDNIAKLNKKIVETEAVKGDTTALRDHRDSLVKDLSKFASIRVNETPDGGLNVSLSNGQPLVSGISAGQLQISVLATGEQQVSLAFLGTTFPLKQDGFGGGFGGLYDTEYSDLRPTMDALHEMADQFATKINSTLLTGFDLAGNPGTALLTYDPTSATKLLQVNALTPEALAFSDTSGETGNNEVLLDLLAIKNQNITVNGSSVSLNDAYTGLLGKVASDSRQNQADLKSTTTVTQQAQSQRDSVSAVSLDEEAVSLMTYQQAYQANMKVISTANQLFDDMLAAF; encoded by the coding sequence ATGTCACTTTATAACCTCGGTTTAAGCGGAGTGCGTGCAGCCCAGGTGGGTATCGCCACCACCGGCCAGAATATCGCCAACGTCAACACGCCCGGTTTTAGCCGTTTGCATACCGTGACCCAATCGTTGGCTGGCCCCGGTGGCTTGAATGTTGGGGGTGGGGTAGAGGTGAGCAGCATCCGCCGCATGGCGAGTGACTTTCAAAATCAGCAGCTCTGGCGTGCCACGACCGAGCAAAACTATTACGGCGCTCGTCAGGATTATCTCACCGCCCTTGAGTCACTTATGTCCGGCGAAGGCTCCAGTATCAGTATCGGCCTGGACCAGTTTTTTGCCGCACTCAGCGAAGCCAGCGCAACACCTAATTCCATCGCCCTGCGCCAGCAAGTGCTGGCCGAAGCGGGCAACCTGGCTCAGCGCTTCAACGGCTTGAGCAGCAATATCAACGCGCAGGTGATGGCGCTGCACGAACAACGCACCGCGATGTCCGCGGAAATCAACGGCCTGACGGATAACATCGCCAAGCTCAACAAGAAGATTGTGGAGACCGAAGCGGTCAAGGGTGATACCACCGCATTGCGCGATCATCGCGACAGCCTGGTGAAAGACCTCAGCAAATTTGCTTCGATTCGCGTCAACGAAACTCCTGACGGCGGGCTCAATGTGTCCCTTTCCAATGGCCAGCCGCTGGTATCGGGTATTTCTGCCGGCCAGTTGCAAATCAGTGTTTTGGCAACTGGCGAACAGCAAGTCTCCCTGGCGTTTTTGGGAACCACTTTCCCGCTCAAACAAGATGGTTTCGGTGGTGGTTTTGGTGGCCTGTATGACACAGAATACAGTGACCTACGCCCGACCATGGATGCCCTGCATGAAATGGCGGACCAGTTTGCGACCAAGATAAATAGCACCTTGCTCACCGGGTTTGACCTGGCCGGCAACCCTGGAACCGCACTGCTAACTTACGACCCAACCAGCGCTACCAAACTCTTGCAGGTGAATGCCTTAACCCCGGAAGCGTTGGCTTTTTCCGATACATCCGGTGAGACCGGCAACAACGAGGTATTGCTAGATCTGCTCGCGATTAAAAACCAGAACATCACGGTAAACGGCAGCTCGGTCAGTTTGAACGACGCCTATACCGGGTTGCTCGGAAAGGTCGCCAGCGACAGTCGCCAGAACCAGGCGGATTTGAAATCCACCACGACTGTGACCCAACAGGCGCAATCCCAGCGCGACAGCGTCAGCGCGGTGAGCCTGGATGAAGAGGCGGTCAGCCTTATGACCTATCAGCAGGCCTATCAGGCCAATATGAAAGTGATCTCCACCGCCAACCAATTATTTGATGACATGCTGGCTGCCTTCTAA